In Oreochromis aureus strain Israel breed Guangdong linkage group 17, ZZ_aureus, whole genome shotgun sequence, the genomic stretch CTTTGGTAATGTTGTGGTTATTTCTGCAGGAAGTCCAGTGGGTTCAATCTGCTGTATTTCACTGGGATTTAAGAAATCTGTGGAAAAAATGAATGATCACAAACATGATTAAATCAGGTGTAAATGTTTGAATCTGAGAGCAGACGTGGACTCGTTCGTACGTACCAACACTGATGCTTTTGGTGAAGCTAAAGGAAGAATTCACACAGCTTCCTGAAGTAAAGGTTACGTTCAAATCTGAGCAAATGTCCTCGTTAGCAGGTCTGACACAGACTGTTTGACTGTCATTTCTACACTGTttaactaaatgtttatttggtGTTGATATTGAAGAGCTGATGTCCCAGTCACTTCCATAACAAACATATCCAGGGATGCAGCTGGTTTCTTTAACGTCTCCTTTACCTAAATTAAACAAATGTGTCAGTTTATAAAAGATTAGTTTGTTAAGTTAAAAGAAGATGGATGTAAATCATAAATATATGAATTAATTGTACTCACTCATTGGATCTGTTCTAAATTTATTTTCCGTAGAGTGACAGAATATTTCATTTCCAGCATCATTAATAAATGAAACACTAAGACTGTAATCAGTGCACGGCTTCAGGTGTCCAGTTTTCCCCACTGGGATTTGCTTTAAGTGATCAGTTTGGATTTTCTTtccagtctgtggtcgtccttCTTCAAAAACAGTCAGTGTGTAGTTACCAGGGGGGTTTATTTCAATCTGCAAGCCCaacttgttgttgtttgtgacGGTGTAAGAACCTGCAAAATATATTTGTCAGTAAGAATCAGTCAGTTACACTTTTGATCTCAGGTAGTTTGTTCATGCAGATTTTAACCCTGGCCCAGTGTACAATAAGGTAAAATGCATTCTGTGcaattactgtaaaaaaaatacttttgctGAATTTGTTGAAAATTTCGAGAGAAAtgcaggaaatgaaaatgaccTTTTAAGCTGATACTCACACTGTGGAGGCTCAGCGGTCGTCATGGTGGCTAAATGTTGTGTTTAAATTAgatcaagaaagaaagaaaaattatttgattattcggtgtgaaaatcacaaagtcTTAAAGATCCTTCCATGAACATCTCAGCAGTGTCAGTGTTCTTTATCTGTACTCACAAACTTCTCTCCAACCTGTGACATGCAGAATAACTTGTAGCCTTTAGCTGTCACAGTGGTAGATGCCACTGTGGTGATGGGCTCAGTGCCTGCAGGTGAGGTCTGGGGTTAAGAGCTTTTGGTctggttggtgtgtgtgtgtgtgtgtgtgtgtgtgtgtgtgtgtgtgtgtgtgtagtgtcaTTTGAAAATCAGGGATTTCGGCTTCAGGCAGAAATAACTAACTGCCAACAATATTACCTGACTATTTAAAGAGTTTGTCATGCTAAACGTGCCTCTAATGCAACCCATAAAATATAACTGAGGCTGACTAAAATACCAGGCACAAAGGAAATGACAGGCTGAAGTGAGGAGTTTGGTTCTGAGCTCGACTGTGAGAGCGGCATCAAAGTGCAAGTTTCTGTAAAATGTTTCCTCCTGTTCCTGCTTCATGCTGCTAATTATCCAGCCTCCTTTTTTCTATGtgtgaaaaaaggcaaaaagtaAGAAATATGTTGTAAAGTATTTGATACATGAAGCTAAAATTTCACAGGAGTCATTATGTACGTTCCAACTTTGAATCATAAGTTTTTATACAAATCAGAGGCGGTCGAGCACCAGCCCCACACTGATTTGAGATGAAATGAcccaaaatagaaataaaacatatgaaaactgtaaaacttaaaaaaagtgCATATGTTTTAAAGTCCCTAATGATGTATACAAAGTGCTGTTGATATTTGCCTTGCAGTTTGATTACTGCATTTTTAAAGGTTCTTTTCTTAAACAAGTGCATTAAAGCCATGTTCAGTGTCTGAGGTGGAAATGCAATGCAGACAGGTAACCTTCACTGAGAGAGGAAGAGCTGATGAGTATTTTCTGGATTAATTTTAGTCACTTTATCTTCAATCCACTCCAAAAATCTAACATTTTGCACAGCCATCGTTGTAATACTTGTGATTTTGTCCCATTTCAACCCCGGCGTAACTAAGCATCCTATTACCGCCGTGAACAAATTGCCCCCTTTTCACTCAGCACTTTCTTTATCCCACGTACAAAGATCGGTAGCTGGGCTGTGCCACATCACATCATTAGACAAAAGTGAAAATTATCTGTCTTGTTTTCAACTAaagatgcagttttttttagttatatttataatgtactTGATTCAACCTTGttacagtttaaaagaaaaaaacgttCTCCAGTGCCTCTTTACTCCTCTGGGTATATTAACATGGCACAGTCCAACAATGGTTCACTGTTTCTATGATTTTGTGGGAAATCACAAAGCTTGTGTTCGCTGCTCCATCCGGGGATGTTTAAAGGTTGGTAAAAAGTTCCTCTGCAGGTTTGCTAGCAAAGGTTCAGCTGTCTGTTCCTGTGTTGCatcattttctctgtattattgtacagCAGCCTGTAAAACACgctgaggcaactgctgttgtgagtTTGTgctatgtggaaaaaataaacgttgaattgaaaaaaatatatatatttaatcatATCCAATGCTTAAAATCAGAGCTGAGTGGTGAAGTGGACACATTATAAGTGTTCCACTAAAAGTTATAAGTCAACGTTCTGTGTTGTGAACTAAAAGTCGTTTTTATCGCAAAGAGACGGAGACACAGAGCTGGTCTGGTGTAGAACAGTTTTAACCTTCTGTAGCTTCTTTATGACATCGTCAAACACAATCTGTATCgaactttgatgttttattaaagCACAGTAAAAGTCACTACTTTTACAGTTCTTATCTGAGTTTTAGGCAGGAAGAAAGTTCTGAAATTAAGATGGAAATGGAGTCGGCCCgtgcactttttattttattttcttatatttttctttaaatgttagTACATTTATCTTACACTCTCATCTTCAGATGTCATCAAAAAATGTGATTGCATTTGGGGATATTTTGCATCTGCGATATTTTGCAATACCACCTTAAAATATAGAATACATATTGTACTATAAATAACTTTATAAAATGGAAAAtgcagagaaattaaaaatataattactgCACCACGTTCTGCATCAGATTtggtattaaaaaataaactgtactCACAGTTTGTCACAACAAGGATTCCTGCCCAGAGCAGCAGGACGCAGAGACAGAAGGCTGCCATATTCAGCGGTTGAGCTTCATATGTGTACAGAAATAAGTGCAAACCACAGAAAGATATTCACACATTGCAACAGAGGCTGCACCTCCTCTTCATATACATGCTGAAAAAAAGAACCACTGAAACTTAAAACATTGCATCTATTTTCATATGAAGCTTTGAAACAAATGCTGCGTGCTGTGCAGCTCAGTTTTTACCTCAGATTAAGACACGTGTAAAGTGAAGTTTGGTGTCATTCCAGGATGTTTTCCACCTGATTTTAGTTTGACCACAAGATTTTACTTTAAAGAAGAATCTAGCatcttttaatatttaaagtttcagagaaaaaaaatctgctttgtcctctaaaaaaaatgttgactttttaaaatcGGGATATTTGCTGTCGCTGACTATGCAGATACAGACATGGCCTCCTCGACCAGTTAGATGATGAGGTACAGG encodes the following:
- the LOC116310641 gene encoding uncharacterized protein LOC116310641 — its product is MAAFCLCVLLLWAGILVVTNSTMTTAEPPQCSYTVTNNNKLGLQIEINPPGNYTLTVFEEGRPQTGKKIQTDHLKQIPVGKTGHLKPCTDYSLSVSFINDAGNEIFCHSTENKFRTDPMSKGDVKETSCIPGYVCYGSDWDISSSISTPNKHLVKQCRNDSQTVCVRPANEDICSDLNVTFTSGSCVNSSFSFTKSISVDFLNPSEIQQIEPTGLPAEITTTLPKCKNLSVSYTCSEKHNPDVVKLSELEPFTDYNCTGLILQNNTSINKTTPSVQVRVVCDLTITYTKNDSTSTSIEFSWTTTSKNCQQELPNFHKLSYDCSCQKHSPKPATSPDGGTCVVTGLNPYTDYKCRVGAKYNEIQVSTGVKLM